The Thermosipho melanesiensis BI429 sequence ATCTTTTATTAACCAGACAGTCCCTTTTTCCGCTTCAGGAATTATTTCTACTATATCTTTTAAGACTTTCTTTAAGAAAGAATAAATGTCGATCTTTTTCCAAGAAACCACAGCTTCAACCAATTTTTCAAGGGTTGTATAGTATTTTTTTCTTTTTGCTTCGTTTTCCATTTTTTCTAATACATTTTCTATTTTTGGTAGAACAATAGGAGTTATATAATTTACTAATTTTAAGAAATTTGGTAAACTTCTAATAACTAATCTATATTCACTTAACGGAATAACGATATATTTTTCACCGGATACTGTAAATTCCTTTATATCATTTTTTTGCATGGCTTTTGTACATACTTTTTCTGGAAAATAAGTTTTTAAAATTTCATTATTTTTAAGCAGAGCGTAATCTCCTATCTTTATTTTTTCGTGTATTTTTTCTATAAGTAATTCCATAAAGAAATCTTTGCTTTCTATGTTTGAAAGCAGAAGTTCTCTTATAATCTCAGATATTTTCAAATTAGTAGATAATATTACATCATTAAAATACCTTTTTGTTTCGTCAAGTTCAATACCTGCAACACCATATGTTCCATCTCCCAATCTAATAGGCATAATGGTAACTCTAAAATATTTTCCATCGTATTCTTTTTCGAATTCCTGTTTTTTCTTAGTTTTTATTGCAGTTTCTTCAATTTTGTAACTTGTTGTATCATTAAAGAGTTTTTCATCTGTTTTTCCAATTACTTTTCTATCATCTAAACCGTAAGTTTTTTTCCATTCTCTGTTTATCCAAATATATTTGTGTTTGTTATCTTTAATAAATGCTGGTGATGGTAATCTTTCGAAAAATTGTTGTAAATAGAATAAGTGTCTCATACTACCTCCTCCATTCTTACTGGTACTATTGTTGAGATATCATCTGTTTTTGTAATACCAACCATTATATCCGCCGCCTCCATGACAATTTTTTTATGAGTAATGATAATTATTTGTGCTTTCGAATTTTTTAGTAACATTTTAAAACGTTCTGCGTTAAATTCATCTAATGGAGCATCTGGTTCATCAAGTACATAAAAAGCACTTGGTTGTGCTTGAAGAAGTGACATGAGAAGAGCAAGACCCACAAGCGCTTTTTCGCCGCCGGATAAAAGTTGAAGTTTTTGAGATCTTCCATCTCCTTTGGTTATAATTATTTCAATACCACTTTCTAAGATGTTTTCTTTATCAAGCAACCTTATATCACCTTTTCCACCAAAAAACAGTTCTTTTATGTAATTTTTAAATGTTTTTTTAATAATATTAAATGTGTTCATGAATATTTGAGTTGCTTCTTCATCTGTTTTTTCGATTAGTTCTATTATTTTTTGTTTTGCATCTTCTAGATCTTTTTTTTGTTTTTCAAGAGTTTCTAATTTTTGGGAAACTTCTTGGTATTCTTCTTCTGCTTCAAAATCAACTGGTCCAATGTATTTTAGTTTTGTCTCTATAGTTTCCATTTCTTTTTTTAACATATCAATTTCTTCACTCGAAAGTTTAACTTCTTTCCTGTATTTTTCGTCTATGTTCTCTATTTTTAGTCTTACTTTTTGTAATTCTAGTTCTGTTGAATGGATTTCTTCTCTTAATTCTTCTGTTTCTGTTCTTAGCTTTTCCATTTCACTCTCTAGTGTTTCAAGTTCTTTTAGCTTGTTATTTTTTCCGTCTTTATCTTCGTTCATATTTTTGAAAAGTGCTTCTGTTTCTTCTTTTAGCGTTTTTAGTTCTTTTTCTATTTCTTCTATTGAGTTTTCAAGTTCTTCTATTTTTTCCTTTTCGTATTTTGTTTCATTTGTAATTGTAGAAATTTCAATTTCTATTTCATCTTTTCTATTTGATAGTCTTTTCAATTCTCCTTCGTATTGTATTTTTCTTTCGTTTAAACCTCTTAAGTTAGATTGAAGCTCTAGATACGATTCATTTATCTTTTCTATTTTTTCTTTATCTTCGTACATTTCCTTATTTGTGTTTTCTAATGTTAATTTTAATGTTTTTAAAAGATAGGTTGAGTTTTTTATTTCATCATCTATTATATTTATTCTTTCTTCCACTCCGCTTAGTCTTAAGGTAGTATTACTTAGTATTTTTTCTAAGTTTGTAATTTCTTTATTTAGTTCATTTTGAGATTTAACAAGTTCTTGAAGCATCCTTTTTGCAGATGAACTTTTACTGTTTATTTCTAAAAACTCAGAATTAATTACTTCATTGTATTTTCTAAGTTCGTTTATTTCATCTTTTAATTGAGAAATTTTTGCACTAGTTTTTTCTTCAAGTTGGAAAATATTTTCCAACTCTTCTTTCAATTTTTCAAGTTGTTTTTTTCTCGATAGTGGTGATATATGTTCAGATTTTCCACCTGTTATTGTTCCTGAATTGCTAATTAATTCTCCGTCTAAAGTTGCAATCCTAAAGTCGTATTTTTTCTTTATTTCAACTGCTAAATCTATATTTTCAACTATTATGTCATTACCAAAAAGAAAATTTAATAGTTTTTCTTTTTCATCTACTTTGATGGTTACTATATTCTTTGCAAAAATAGCATTTTTTGGAAGAATGGAATTTTTCGAAAATATACGTATTAAATCAAGTGGAATAATTGTTATTCTACCTATTTTTTGTTCTTTTGCAAATTGTAATATTTTTTTTGCAACTTCTGAATTTTCCACAACTATATGTTGCATTCTTCCACCTAATAATGCTTCGATCGCTTCTACATACTTTTTGTCTACATCAATTATATTTGCAACTACATCTATTATTCCCGGAAATTTTTCTTTGTTTTCAAATATTTTCTTTATTGCAAAAGAAAAACCTTGGTATTCTGAGATATTTTTTTTGATTATCGATATTTCAGATTGTATTTCTTTTTTTCTGTGAATTAGTTTTTCTAAGTTTTCTTTTAAATATTCTCTTTCTTGATTTAAGGAATCAGTTTTTTCTTTAATTGTTTTAATTTCTTCAAGAAGGCTTTTTGTTTTTTGGTCATATTTTTCTGCATTTTCGGATAATTCCTTTATTTCTTTATCTAGATCTTTTTTTCTTTCATACTTTATCTCTAGTTGTTCTTTTATCATTGAGATTCGTTCTTTTAGGTCATTTACGGAATTATAAAGTGATTTTTTTTCGTTTTCCAATTTATGTATATTTTTTTCAATTTCATCATATTCGTTTTTTTTCTTTAAGTATTCCATTTCTTTTGTTGAGTATTTCGAAAGTAATGTATTTCTTTCTTCTTCAATTTTTGATAACTCAGTTTCTTGTTTATTTATTTCTAGTATTAAGGAGTCGAAGATTAATGAAATTTCCTGTTCACGGTCTTTAATTCTTTTTAGCTCATCTTTTAGAGAATCAATTTTTGTCATTTTTTCAACGTATATATTTTTTAAATCATTTAATCTATCTGTATAGGAGTTTTTAAGTTCAAGAAGCTGATTTTGACGTATTTTTTGAGTTTCAAGTAGGGAGGTAAAATTTTCCATCTTTTTGTTTATTTTGTTAAATTCTTCCCTTAAAATATTCCATCTACTTTCTGTTTCGGCAAGAGATTTTAGTTTGGTTTTAAGAAGGGCTTTTAGATTTTTGTGTTTTTTGTCAAGTGATTCTAGTTTTTTCTTTTCAAAATAATATATTCCACCAAAATACCTTATCTTTATCTCTTCTAATTTTTGAGAGTACTCTTTGAATTTTTCCGCTTTTTTAACTTTGATGTATAGACTTTTTTTGTTTTTTTCTATTTCGTAAATAACATCCTTAATTCTTTCAATATTTGTTTCAGTACCGGCAAGTTTTGAGAGAGCTTCCTTTTTTCTTTCGATGTATATAGATGTACCTGCAGCATCTTCAAATATTTTCTTTAACTCATCTGGAGTTGACATTGCTATCTTGTCTATTTTTCCTTGTCCTATTATTGATACCATACCATTTGCACCAAATAAAGCGGTTATGTCTTTAAGGCGTGCTTTTTCACCGTTTATGTAATATGTATTTTCTCCTGAGGAGGTTAATTCTCTAGCAATTTTGTATTCTTCTCCATTGAAATTAAAACTTAATTCAACAAAAGCGCTCCGTGAAGATGAAAGCTTTTTACTACCTTTGAATATAATGTCAAATTTTTCAGATGCACGTAGGTTTTTTAGGGAATGTTCTCCCAAAACCCATTGAATGGCCTCTACAATGTTAGATTTTCCGGAACCATTGGGTCCCACAATTGCCGTTATATTTGGGGATATTGGAATTTTTGTTGGTTTTCCAAAAGATTTGAAACCTTTCAAAAAGATTCCCTTAAGTAAAATGCTCAAATTTTGAGCCCTCCTACTTTTTCTTTGAACTTTTGTGAAAAATTAATTATATCCCCCGCACCAGCAAATATGTAAACGTTGTCTGGTTCGATTTCAATATCGAGTATATCTTCAATATTTGATAAGAACGTTGCATTTATTTCATCTGCTATTATTTTTGCACTTATTTTGCCTACTTTTTCAAAAGCCCCATATACTTCTGTTATGTAAACTTTATCAGCTATCGATAGCGCCTTTGCAAATTCTTTCCATTCTCTCTTTAACCTTGTAAATCTATGTGGTTGAAATATAATTTGTATTTTTTTATTTTTAAATACTTCCTTTGCGGTTAGAAGTAAGCTTTTAATTTCAATTGGTGTGTGTGAGTAATCATCTATTATTGTTATTTCTTCGTTTCTATATATTTGAAATCTTCTTCCGGGCAAAACAAAATCTTCAAAGGCTTTTAAAACTGCACTTTTTTCGTATCCCAATTCGAAACATAAAGCAATCA is a genomic window containing:
- a CDS encoding PAS domain-containing protein, giving the protein MRHLFYLQQFFERLPSPAFIKDNKHKYIWINREWKKTYGLDDRKVIGKTDEKLFNDTTSYKIEETAIKTKKKQEFEKEYDGKYFRVTIMPIRLGDGTYGVAGIELDETKRYFNDVILSTNLKISEIIRELLLSNIESKDFFMELLIEKIHEKIKIGDYALLKNNEILKTYFPEKVCTKAMQKNDIKEFTVSGEKYIVIPLSEYRLVIRSLPNFLKLVNYITPIVLPKIENVLEKMENEAKRKKYYTTLEKLVEAVVSWKKIDIYSFLKKVLKDIVEIIPEAEKGTVWLIKDNKYKCVAEIGYKDAEKLEFPPEKTSYGKKIEKKINKGFIVFEIDNAKELVQTSPLADTFKKYGMFDEKFRPLLGVFKIGNKVVGSISIDNFSGINFSDESKKILELYVKILTNFLEDYEI
- the smc gene encoding chromosome segregation protein SMC yields the protein MSILLKGIFLKGFKSFGKPTKIPISPNITAIVGPNGSGKSNIVEAIQWVLGEHSLKNLRASEKFDIIFKGSKKLSSSRSAFVELSFNFNGEEYKIARELTSSGENTYYINGEKARLKDITALFGANGMVSIIGQGKIDKIAMSTPDELKKIFEDAAGTSIYIERKKEALSKLAGTETNIERIKDVIYEIEKNKKSLYIKVKKAEKFKEYSQKLEEIKIRYFGGIYYFEKKKLESLDKKHKNLKALLKTKLKSLAETESRWNILREEFNKINKKMENFTSLLETQKIRQNQLLELKNSYTDRLNDLKNIYVEKMTKIDSLKDELKRIKDREQEISLIFDSLILEINKQETELSKIEEERNTLLSKYSTKEMEYLKKKNEYDEIEKNIHKLENEKKSLYNSVNDLKERISMIKEQLEIKYERKKDLDKEIKELSENAEKYDQKTKSLLEEIKTIKEKTDSLNQEREYLKENLEKLIHRKKEIQSEISIIKKNISEYQGFSFAIKKIFENKEKFPGIIDVVANIIDVDKKYVEAIEALLGGRMQHIVVENSEVAKKILQFAKEQKIGRITIIPLDLIRIFSKNSILPKNAIFAKNIVTIKVDEKEKLLNFLFGNDIIVENIDLAVEIKKKYDFRIATLDGELISNSGTITGGKSEHISPLSRKKQLEKLKEELENIFQLEEKTSAKISQLKDEINELRKYNEVINSEFLEINSKSSSAKRMLQELVKSQNELNKEITNLEKILSNTTLRLSGVEERINIIDDEIKNSTYLLKTLKLTLENTNKEMYEDKEKIEKINESYLELQSNLRGLNERKIQYEGELKRLSNRKDEIEIEISTITNETKYEKEKIEELENSIEEIEKELKTLKEETEALFKNMNEDKDGKNNKLKELETLESEMEKLRTETEELREEIHSTELELQKVRLKIENIDEKYRKEVKLSSEEIDMLKKEMETIETKLKYIGPVDFEAEEEYQEVSQKLETLEKQKKDLEDAKQKIIELIEKTDEEATQIFMNTFNIIKKTFKNYIKELFFGGKGDIRLLDKENILESGIEIIITKGDGRSQKLQLLSGGEKALVGLALLMSLLQAQPSAFYVLDEPDAPLDEFNAERFKMLLKNSKAQIIIITHKKIVMEAADIMVGITKTDDISTIVPVRMEEVV